The following are from one region of the Simiduia agarivorans SA1 = DSM 21679 genome:
- a CDS encoding dipeptidase: MKKIIGIFLTVALASGAHADTARQAQLLVQKYPVVDGHVDLPYRLQEHWDDVAVRTRTGDFDFERAREGGLDAPFMSIYIPATKEGKGAKALADTLIDQVEAMVYRNPEKFVIARTADDIRAAHKAGKVALPLGMENGAAIEGDLANLQHFYERGIRYITLAHSKANHISDSSYDKTKIWQGLSPFGVALVKDMNRLGVMVDVSHLSDAAFYQVLEISQVPVIASHSSLRHFTPGLERNVDDKMMKALAKNGGVLMINFGSYFVHQAAVEWNDNHDAAVAAFEALQGENLTPERRADFDRRYKEKFPYPYATVAQVADHIDRAVRIAGIDHVGLGSDYDGVGDSLPVGLKDASSYPNLVAELLKRKYPERDIAKILGGNVLRVMEANEQYAAGK, translated from the coding sequence ATGAAGAAAATCATTGGAATATTTTTGACAGTTGCACTGGCGTCGGGTGCCCATGCCGACACGGCCCGGCAAGCGCAGCTGCTGGTTCAGAAGTACCCGGTCGTGGATGGGCATGTGGATCTGCCTTATCGCTTGCAGGAACATTGGGACGATGTGGCCGTGCGCACCCGGACAGGTGATTTCGATTTTGAGCGCGCGCGCGAAGGTGGTCTGGATGCGCCATTCATGTCCATCTATATCCCTGCCACAAAAGAGGGTAAAGGCGCAAAAGCGCTGGCCGACACGCTCATCGATCAGGTGGAGGCGATGGTCTACCGGAACCCGGAAAAATTTGTCATCGCGCGCACTGCCGACGACATCCGCGCAGCGCACAAGGCCGGAAAGGTCGCGCTGCCTCTGGGCATGGAAAACGGCGCGGCAATTGAGGGTGATCTGGCCAACTTGCAACACTTTTATGAGCGCGGTATCCGCTATATTACGCTTGCCCATTCGAAGGCCAATCACATTTCGGATTCGTCCTACGATAAGACCAAGATCTGGCAGGGGCTCAGTCCCTTTGGTGTGGCGCTGGTAAAAGACATGAACCGCCTGGGCGTTATGGTAGACGTGTCCCATTTGTCGGATGCAGCGTTTTATCAGGTGCTGGAAATTTCCCAGGTGCCGGTGATTGCCTCGCATTCGTCCTTGCGCCATTTTACCCCGGGGCTTGAGCGCAACGTGGACGATAAAATGATGAAAGCGCTGGCGAAAAATGGCGGCGTGTTGATGATCAATTTCGGCAGCTACTTTGTGCACCAGGCGGCGGTTGAATGGAATGATAACCATGATGCGGCGGTTGCAGCCTTTGAAGCCTTGCAGGGCGAAAATCTGACCCCGGAGCGGCGCGCTGATTTTGACCGGCGCTACAAAGAAAAATTTCCCTACCCCTACGCTACGGTTGCGCAGGTGGCAGATCATATCGACCGTGCGGTTCGGATAGCCGGTATCGACCATGTGGGACTGGGCTCTGATTACGATGGGGTAGGCGATAGCCTGCCAGTGGGCTTGAAGGATGCGTCTAGTTATCCGAACCTGGTGGCTGAATTGCTCAAGCGAAAATACCCGGAACGTGACATTGCCAAAATTCTCGGTGGCAATGTGCTGCGGGTGATGGAAGCGAACGAGCAGTACGCTGCCGGCAAATAG
- a CDS encoding tRNA-uridine aminocarboxypropyltransferase — MPTPKCPHCALVQAYCLCAQVSQIQARTRLVALQHPQETQHSKNTLRLAQLALPAMHCLVGEPAADFRDLAEAIARGDWGRVGLCYPADTATNAPAADARFDTLIVLDATWRKAHKMLMLNPWLAQLPRLSLRQQGNYRLRKTSVDGGLSTLESIAWALHTNEGRNPQPLLDLQARWIDARLKQMPQEVQARYEP, encoded by the coding sequence ATGCCCACACCCAAATGCCCCCATTGCGCCCTGGTGCAGGCTTACTGCCTGTGCGCGCAGGTGAGCCAGATTCAGGCCCGCACGCGGTTGGTGGCGTTACAGCATCCGCAGGAAACCCAGCATTCCAAAAACACCCTGCGCCTGGCGCAACTTGCCCTGCCCGCCATGCACTGCCTGGTGGGCGAACCGGCGGCGGATTTCCGCGACCTGGCGGAGGCCATTGCCCGCGGCGATTGGGGCCGGGTTGGACTGTGTTATCCGGCAGACACCGCGACGAATGCGCCCGCGGCCGATGCCCGCTTCGATACCCTGATTGTGCTGGATGCCACCTGGCGCAAAGCTCATAAGATGCTCATGCTGAATCCCTGGCTGGCACAGCTGCCGCGTCTGAGTCTGCGGCAACAGGGCAACTACCGGCTGCGCAAAACCTCTGTGGACGGTGGCCTGTCTACGCTCGAATCCATCGCCTGGGCGCTGCACACCAATGAGGGCCGCAACCCCCAGCCCTTACTGGATCTGCAAGCGCGGTGGATTGATGCCCGTCTGAAGCAGATGCCGCAAGAAGTGCAGGCCCGCTATGAACCCTGA
- a CDS encoding MmcQ/YjbR family DNA-binding protein has product MKPHEYPAVEALLLDQVGATSDMPFGPEVICYRVCGKIFAILAWQDSPMNLNLKCEPGRAMLLREQFAAIKPGYHMNKKHWNTLTLDGSLPLDFIREEIHHSYERVVAGLKKSERESLKGPRA; this is encoded by the coding sequence ATGAAGCCGCATGAATATCCGGCAGTAGAAGCGTTGTTGCTCGATCAGGTAGGCGCCACCAGTGATATGCCATTTGGCCCCGAGGTCATTTGTTACCGCGTGTGCGGCAAAATATTCGCCATCCTCGCCTGGCAAGACAGCCCCATGAACCTGAATCTGAAGTGCGAGCCGGGGCGCGCCATGTTACTGCGAGAACAGTTTGCTGCCATCAAACCCGGCTACCACATGAACAAAAAACACTGGAACACCCTCACATTGGACGGCTCGCTGCCCTTGGATTTTATCCGGGAAGAAATTCACCATTCCTATGAGCGCGTGGTGGCCGGGCTGAAAAAATCCGAACGGGAATCGTTGAAAGGACCTCGAGCATGA
- a CDS encoding copper resistance protein B, which translates to MKYSLVATACLLPALALADDIEFSGEFDQFELRSQGLALWDAELFIGNAADQALVIKSTAEIPNRYLGAHEAQVLGQMAANDTWTLRAGVRSDHYPDPKRHWGVLSALAESDAGTAYEITGFVSPDNQGLLLGIEHFWEVAPQWKLIPKAELLFHTEDDIETATGEGLSYAEVGLRLRYVASPWFKPYVGINWITSHGNTRDFLEQEGARKQNFTYRAGFTWAF; encoded by the coding sequence TTGAAGTATTCCCTTGTAGCCACTGCCTGTCTTTTGCCCGCCCTGGCACTGGCCGACGATATTGAGTTTTCCGGCGAGTTCGACCAATTTGAATTGCGCAGTCAGGGCCTGGCGCTCTGGGACGCCGAGTTGTTTATCGGCAATGCTGCAGACCAGGCGCTGGTGATAAAAAGTACAGCCGAAATTCCCAATCGCTACCTTGGCGCGCACGAAGCCCAGGTATTGGGCCAGATGGCGGCCAACGACACCTGGACCTTGCGCGCCGGGGTGCGCTCGGATCACTACCCGGACCCAAAGCGCCACTGGGGCGTGTTGTCGGCGCTGGCCGAATCTGACGCCGGCACGGCCTACGAAATCACCGGTTTTGTCAGTCCCGACAATCAGGGCCTGTTGCTGGGCATCGAGCATTTCTGGGAAGTGGCGCCGCAATGGAAACTGATCCCCAAAGCGGAGCTGCTGTTTCACACTGAGGATGATATCGAGACGGCGACCGGCGAAGGCCTGAGCTATGCCGAGGTGGGCCTGCGCTTGCGCTATGTGGCATCACCCTGGTTTAAGCCCTATGTGGGCATTAACTGGATCACCAGCCACGGCAACACCCGCGATTTTCTGGAACAGGAAGGCGCGCGCAAACAGAATTTTACTTACCGCGCCGGTTTTACCTGGGCGTTTTAG
- a CDS encoding N-acyl-D-amino-acid deacylase family protein: MTKLWDTMITGAKIFDGTGAPPFIGDLAIKAGRIAAIAPQLDPAHAEQVVDGGGKWLMPGLLDIHTHYDLELELEPALPESVRHGTTTVVIANCSLGLAFGNQRKGSADPIVDCFARVENIPKSVLRACADKATWSTPAEYLAHLQQLAMGPNVAVLMPHSMLRIEVMGFDDSINRHATPAELATMQQLLADALDAGFVGFSTDALPFHYLANEPNTHKTIPTQFAPFEEIKALTDVVREKNAIWQGTPPKDSPINTLKTFLLTSGKLHQKPLTTTVVAALDVHSNRNIVRLGKLMANLLNSKLLAGDFHLQALAAPFKVWADGAITPLAEEIPELRQLNALDLEDRVGRQALLKDSTFIANFKRMWLKGKQGISFARLQRWLRLEQYALTRTLADMVIARCPIAVWNGKTFQQIFELVKLVNAGTLDYLEPDESLKLIQSEFSEVDDEADFVLQMLRSFDTELSWYTVSANRDTDTVRKLIMHPKLLPGFNDSGAHLTNMAFYDCNLRALQLAALGGDEDTAYMVKRLTKDPADLFRIDAGSLAEGARADLVLINPDELLSYNSDQHTQRVYRDAFQHEQMVNRSDGVVEHVWINGALIWSGNQLNKQAGDQRWGQLLKPTPAP; the protein is encoded by the coding sequence ATGACCAAGCTGTGGGATACCATGATTACCGGAGCCAAGATTTTTGACGGTACCGGCGCCCCGCCCTTCATCGGCGACCTCGCCATCAAGGCGGGCCGGATCGCCGCCATCGCGCCACAACTCGACCCCGCACACGCGGAACAGGTGGTCGACGGCGGGGGTAAATGGTTGATGCCCGGGTTGCTGGATATCCACACCCACTACGATCTGGAGCTGGAACTGGAGCCCGCGCTGCCCGAGTCGGTACGCCATGGCACCACCACCGTAGTCATCGCCAACTGCAGCCTCGGCCTGGCCTTCGGCAACCAGCGTAAAGGCAGTGCCGATCCCATTGTGGATTGCTTCGCACGCGTGGAGAACATTCCCAAATCCGTTCTGCGTGCCTGCGCCGACAAAGCCACCTGGTCAACCCCGGCGGAATACCTGGCGCACCTGCAACAGCTGGCCATGGGACCCAACGTGGCAGTGCTGATGCCCCATTCCATGCTGCGCATTGAAGTGATGGGTTTTGATGACAGCATCAACCGCCACGCCACCCCGGCCGAGCTGGCGACCATGCAACAGTTGCTGGCCGATGCACTGGATGCGGGCTTCGTGGGATTTTCTACCGATGCGTTGCCGTTCCACTACCTGGCCAATGAACCCAACACCCACAAAACCATCCCCACCCAGTTTGCACCGTTTGAAGAGATCAAGGCACTCACCGATGTGGTACGTGAAAAAAATGCGATCTGGCAAGGCACGCCACCGAAAGACAGCCCCATCAATACACTGAAAACGTTTTTACTGACTTCGGGCAAGCTACACCAAAAACCGCTGACCACCACGGTCGTGGCCGCGCTCGATGTACACAGCAACCGCAACATCGTCAGACTCGGCAAGTTAATGGCCAACCTGCTGAACAGCAAACTGCTGGCCGGCGACTTTCATCTGCAGGCACTGGCGGCGCCATTCAAAGTCTGGGCGGATGGCGCCATCACCCCGCTGGCAGAAGAAATTCCCGAGTTGCGTCAACTCAATGCCCTGGATCTGGAGGACCGCGTTGGCCGCCAGGCATTGTTGAAAGACTCCACCTTCATCGCCAACTTCAAACGCATGTGGCTTAAGGGCAAACAGGGCATTTCTTTTGCCCGACTGCAACGCTGGTTGCGACTGGAACAGTACGCCCTGACCCGTACCCTGGCCGACATGGTAATCGCCCGCTGCCCCATTGCTGTCTGGAACGGTAAAACCTTTCAACAGATTTTTGAACTGGTCAAGTTGGTGAATGCAGGCACACTGGATTATCTGGAGCCCGATGAATCGCTGAAATTAATCCAGTCTGAATTTTCCGAAGTCGACGATGAAGCGGATTTTGTGCTGCAAATGCTGCGCAGCTTTGATACGGAACTCAGTTGGTACACTGTTTCGGCCAATCGCGACACAGACACAGTGCGAAAGCTCATCATGCACCCGAAATTGCTGCCGGGCTTCAACGACAGTGGCGCGCACCTCACCAACATGGCCTTCTACGATTGCAACCTGCGCGCCCTGCAACTGGCCGCGCTCGGCGGCGACGAGGACACCGCCTACATGGTCAAGCGGCTCACCAAAGACCCGGCCGACCTGTTCCGCATTGATGCCGGATCACTGGCAGAGGGCGCTCGCGCCGATCTGGTGCTGATAAATCCTGACGAATTGCTCAGCTATAACAGCGACCAACATACCCAACGGGTCTATCGCGACGCGTTTCAGCACGAGCAAATGGTGAACCGGTCTGATGGTGTGGTGGAACATGTGTGGATTAATGGTGCGCTAATCTGGTCTGGCAATCAGCTGAACAAACAGGCTGGGGATCAACGCTGGGGTCAGTTATTAAAACCCACGCCGGCACCCTGA
- a CDS encoding DUF2860 family protein — translation MNYLAPGLALLCAVFCHQSVAQAFAPKTAGVSGDVFLGVIYLSQSSNLSANDDADPLLTDYASSPDATSRGLPGIIGNIAYTFEGLDQQIYAGVSRSNAAQGRFAGEFGYRRFLQSGAVFEAAYIPSLLPEDVWQDPYLLNQTRTKTDQQLHAVRAKLERISGTGLGVEIGYGQLDVKRETSGSSLAPEQQAILKRDGEYGYLGVEFLLPLGRATFFTPSVYMFDRNADGKANSFNAFGAEFRLFHRTGRHSFIANAGYEFYDFDAVNPVFDERRQDNRFKLFTSYLLAEPFGWQSTSFTVLASLNDRDSDVDFFDESGLFAGAGFTYAF, via the coding sequence GTGAATTACCTTGCCCCCGGTCTTGCACTCTTGTGTGCAGTGTTTTGTCATCAATCGGTCGCGCAGGCATTTGCGCCCAAGACAGCCGGCGTGTCCGGTGATGTGTTTCTTGGCGTAATTTATCTGAGCCAGTCATCCAACTTATCGGCCAATGACGATGCCGATCCGTTGCTCACCGACTACGCCTCCAGCCCCGACGCCACCTCGCGCGGTTTGCCCGGCATCATCGGCAACATCGCGTATACCTTCGAGGGACTGGACCAGCAGATCTATGCGGGGGTCAGTCGGTCCAATGCGGCGCAAGGGCGGTTTGCCGGGGAATTCGGCTATCGGCGCTTCCTGCAAAGCGGCGCGGTATTCGAGGCGGCCTATATTCCGTCGCTGTTGCCTGAAGATGTCTGGCAGGACCCCTACTTATTGAACCAGACCCGGACCAAAACCGACCAGCAATTGCACGCGGTGCGGGCCAAGCTCGAGCGCATCAGTGGCACCGGGCTAGGTGTGGAAATCGGTTACGGGCAGTTGGACGTCAAGCGGGAAACCAGTGGCAGTAGCCTGGCACCCGAACAGCAGGCGATATTGAAGCGCGATGGTGAGTACGGGTATCTGGGTGTGGAATTTTTACTGCCGCTCGGGCGCGCGACGTTTTTCACCCCTTCTGTGTATATGTTTGATCGCAACGCCGATGGCAAAGCGAATTCCTTTAACGCCTTTGGCGCCGAGTTCCGTTTGTTTCACCGCACAGGACGGCACAGTTTTATTGCCAACGCCGGTTATGAATTTTACGACTTTGATGCGGTTAACCCCGTGTTTGACGAGCGCCGCCAGGACAACCGCTTCAAGCTGTTCACCTCTTATCTTCTGGCTGAACCCTTCGGTTGGCAATCCACATCTTTCACGGTGCTTGCGAGCCTGAATGATCGCGACAGCGATGTGGATTTTTTTGATGAGTCAGGGCTGTTTGCGGGGGCGGGGTTTACTTACGCGTTTTGA
- the folE gene encoding GTP cyclohydrolase I FolE: MSPIAEQVRQALITRGLETPMVGNSLPPSQKREAIAGHVRGILTTLGLDLADDSLCETPERMAKLYVDELFAGLDYGQFPKISQIENKMGVSEMVRVQDISVISTCEHHLITIDGRAKVAYIPGDKVLGLSKINRIVRFFAQRPQVQERLTQQILVALQTILGTEDVAVHMAATHYCVKARGVRDAESFTETQALAGAFKRDPGLRAEFLR; this comes from the coding sequence GTGAGCCCAATAGCAGAGCAAGTCCGGCAAGCGCTTATCACCCGGGGGCTTGAAACCCCGATGGTGGGTAACAGCCTGCCTCCAAGCCAAAAGCGCGAAGCCATCGCCGGCCATGTGCGCGGTATTCTGACCACGTTAGGGCTGGATCTTGCCGATGACAGCCTGTGTGAAACGCCCGAGCGCATGGCGAAGCTCTACGTCGACGAGTTGTTTGCCGGGCTGGATTACGGCCAGTTTCCGAAAATCTCCCAGATCGAAAATAAAATGGGTGTGTCGGAAATGGTGCGCGTTCAGGACATCAGCGTGATTTCCACCTGCGAACACCACCTGATCACCATCGATGGTCGGGCCAAGGTGGCGTATATTCCCGGTGATAAAGTGCTGGGCCTGTCGAAAATCAATCGCATCGTACGGTTTTTTGCCCAACGCCCACAGGTGCAGGAACGTTTGACCCAGCAGATCCTGGTGGCCTTGCAAACTATTCTGGGTACAGAAGATGTGGCCGTGCACATGGCTGCGACCCACTATTGCGTGAAAGCCCGCGGTGTGCGGGATGCCGAGTCCTTTACCGAGACCCAGGCACTGGCCGGCGCATTCAAGCGCGACCCGGGACTGAGAGCAGAATTTTTACGTTGA
- a CDS encoding alpha/beta hydrolase family protein, with translation MIRILLFALLMIVFAGKGKAESIIDATEISFVRLSPDGDQLAYAKQKDSISEIYVKHSETRISQPFNLNQLKLNKHRLQNLQWVNKRVLLIELSQEVIGIGNLENTRSQIKRYLLKISEDQTTFNQFKEIESEGWISHIDAEKGRILFARSSRNSSVYSLNPDTILSAPSSTGKFRLIDAGEVTAKNKIQTTNGYVVRWFFHNNQPSAALKFTDTKVMELSQFNQQGERSVYTWKLGEEDEPTVSLDSLIPIGYNGTKDRYYATFKENDYNQTLYEIDYHSHSFTQLETHSDGKIIKLIQSQINHELIGATVINQGRIGDIYFSNNENNFELSDQLSVEIARSPNDTHTLRYTEASSHPGKFSIIDKNGRTTLQLMRLPHFDPTPYSQTDSRFINRDGQRINYFQTYPRNVAPQGLLVLIHGGPIGAYDTPYFDQQAEFFARQGLVVVRVNYRGSGGYGKAFLEAGKAEWSTGMLNDILASTQETLNTPRFKHLPVCIGGFSYGGYAAAQLAATHPEVFQCAFSAAGVSDLNLLMQDTSMSRRQFNWLMEQLGDAANEPEMLYRLSPVASINQDMGPLLIIHGSKDERAPVEHAYRLHNNAKSLGLPVTLVELADEDHYFDLPGSKQKVFSAISDFLKNAMQSRPKDSDTNR, from the coding sequence ATGATTCGTATCCTTTTATTTGCGCTTTTAATGATAGTCTTTGCAGGGAAGGGCAAAGCAGAGTCAATCATTGACGCTACCGAAATAAGCTTTGTAAGGCTTAGTCCAGATGGCGATCAGCTCGCCTATGCAAAGCAAAAGGACAGTATCAGCGAAATCTATGTAAAACACTCCGAAACCCGCATTAGCCAGCCCTTTAATCTCAACCAACTTAAGCTTAATAAGCACCGGTTACAGAACCTTCAATGGGTGAATAAACGCGTTCTATTAATTGAACTGAGTCAGGAAGTTATTGGCATTGGCAACCTGGAAAACACGCGATCCCAGATAAAGCGCTACCTGTTAAAGATAAGCGAAGATCAGACAACTTTTAATCAATTCAAAGAAATTGAATCTGAAGGCTGGATCAGTCACATCGACGCAGAGAAAGGCCGCATTCTTTTTGCACGAAGCAGTCGAAATTCAAGTGTCTACTCACTCAATCCAGACACAATACTTTCTGCGCCCAGCAGTACCGGAAAATTCCGGTTGATAGATGCCGGCGAGGTCACCGCCAAGAACAAAATACAAACTACAAATGGGTATGTAGTCCGTTGGTTTTTTCACAACAACCAACCCAGTGCGGCACTAAAATTTACTGACACCAAAGTCATGGAACTGTCGCAATTCAACCAACAAGGCGAACGATCGGTCTATACATGGAAGCTGGGAGAGGAGGACGAACCCACTGTGTCGTTAGATTCTTTAATTCCAATCGGATACAACGGCACCAAGGATCGATACTATGCAACTTTCAAGGAAAACGATTACAACCAGACGTTATATGAAATAGACTACCATAGTCATTCATTCACCCAGCTTGAAACCCATAGCGACGGAAAGATCATCAAGCTTATTCAAAGCCAGATCAACCATGAGCTGATCGGAGCGACGGTGATTAATCAAGGCCGTATAGGCGACATCTATTTTTCTAATAACGAAAACAATTTCGAATTGTCCGATCAGTTATCAGTGGAAATTGCCCGCAGCCCCAACGACACCCACACCCTTCGATATACCGAAGCAAGTAGTCATCCTGGAAAATTTTCAATAATCGATAAAAATGGAAGAACAACACTACAGTTAATGAGGTTGCCTCACTTCGATCCAACGCCCTACAGCCAAACAGACAGTCGTTTCATCAACCGTGATGGACAACGTATCAATTACTTCCAAACTTACCCTCGGAACGTGGCTCCACAAGGTCTCTTGGTACTGATACACGGCGGACCGATCGGAGCATACGATACTCCTTACTTCGACCAACAAGCAGAGTTTTTTGCGCGCCAGGGTCTCGTCGTCGTCAGAGTCAACTATCGAGGATCCGGAGGTTACGGCAAGGCATTTCTGGAAGCCGGTAAAGCCGAATGGAGCACAGGCATGCTGAACGACATTCTGGCTTCGACCCAAGAGACACTCAACACTCCAAGGTTCAAGCATTTGCCGGTATGTATTGGTGGTTTCAGCTATGGAGGCTATGCAGCCGCGCAACTGGCTGCAACACATCCAGAGGTTTTTCAATGTGCCTTCAGTGCCGCCGGTGTTTCAGATCTTAACCTACTGATGCAGGACACCAGTATGAGCAGGCGTCAGTTCAACTGGTTAATGGAACAACTGGGTGACGCCGCAAATGAGCCCGAAATGCTCTATCGGCTATCGCCAGTCGCCAGCATAAACCAAGATATGGGCCCGCTACTCATTATCCATGGCAGCAAGGATGAGCGCGCCCCTGTGGAACATGCTTATCGGCTTCACAATAATGCCAAAAGCCTGGGCCTGCCTGTTACGCTGGTCGAACTCGCTGATGAGGACCACTATTTTGATTTACCTGGCTCAAAACAAAAGGTCTTTTCAGCCATCAGTGATTTCCTGAAAAACGCTATGCAGAGCCGACCAAAGGATAGCGATACGAACAGATAA
- a CDS encoding molybdopterin-dependent oxidoreductase encodes MTDSSTHIHRRACHLCEAICGIEIHTRNDEIVAIKGDKDDPLSQGFICPKAVALQDIHQDPDRLRQPMRRTANGWQPIGWEEAIALAADRLVAVQARHGDDAVAIYAGNPSIHSLGIWMYSSLTTRALNSRNRFSATSVDQLPHHMVGLLMYHHWLRVPVMDLDRTQWVMMLGANPVASNGSVMTAPNMPGRLKALRQRGGKLIVVDPRRTETAELASTYLPIEPGKDIYLLLAMLNHLFSSGQIDLGRFSGRVAGLDILDEQLQPFTPALAEAHTGISADQVRTLADELASTPRAAVYGRMGVSTQAYGTLCQWAIQLLNLLTNHLDVEGGLMLPNPAIDTAGPGTNPQTFNRYQSRVRGLPEFAGEFPAATMAEEMLTPGEGQVRALVTIAGNPVLSTPNGGQLDDALAGLDFMVAVDFYLNETTRHADLILPPVSPLERDNYDLVFHALGVHNMARWSPAVYEKSDGERHDWQIFGALGNAIRERKQQPTKTLVPPAEMVDAMLQFGGKGLSLEALQAQPSGIDLGPHVPRMAALFSAEQPLMLAPEPMLDGLARLPVQPQPAAGLRLIGRRHIRSNNSWMHNYHRLVKGKARDHLLVHPNDLADLGIADDSWVEVRSRTGKVLAQVQASQEMARGVVSLPHGYGHDREGIRLNIASRQLGASVNDLTDDQLLDSISGNAAVNGVLVSLHKVSEAAVDDRKRKAVS; translated from the coding sequence ATGACTGATTCCAGCACCCATATACACCGCCGGGCCTGCCACTTGTGCGAGGCTATCTGTGGCATCGAAATCCATACCCGCAACGATGAGATTGTGGCCATCAAGGGCGACAAGGACGACCCCTTAAGTCAGGGCTTCATTTGTCCCAAAGCGGTGGCACTGCAAGATATCCATCAGGACCCGGACCGCCTGCGCCAACCTATGCGCCGCACGGCCAATGGCTGGCAGCCCATCGGCTGGGAGGAAGCCATCGCGCTGGCGGCCGATCGCCTGGTGGCGGTGCAGGCGCGCCATGGTGATGATGCAGTGGCCATCTACGCGGGCAACCCGTCGATTCATTCGCTCGGGATCTGGATGTATTCATCCCTGACCACCCGCGCGCTCAATAGCCGCAACCGCTTCTCTGCCACCTCGGTGGACCAGTTGCCGCACCACATGGTGGGGCTGTTGATGTATCACCATTGGCTCAGGGTGCCGGTCATGGACCTGGATCGCACCCAATGGGTAATGATGCTGGGCGCCAACCCGGTGGCTTCCAATGGCAGTGTAATGACCGCGCCCAATATGCCCGGCCGGCTGAAAGCGTTGCGCCAACGCGGTGGCAAGCTGATTGTGGTCGACCCGCGCAGAACCGAAACTGCGGAGCTGGCAAGCACTTACTTACCGATTGAGCCCGGCAAGGACATTTACCTGTTACTGGCCATGCTCAACCACCTGTTCAGCAGCGGCCAGATTGACCTGGGGCGTTTCAGCGGTCGTGTGGCCGGGTTGGACATACTGGACGAACAACTGCAGCCGTTCACGCCGGCATTGGCAGAAGCCCACACCGGCATAAGCGCTGACCAGGTCCGCACCCTGGCCGATGAGCTCGCCTCCACCCCGCGCGCCGCGGTATACGGGCGTATGGGGGTGTCCACCCAGGCTTACGGTACCCTTTGTCAGTGGGCGATCCAGCTGCTCAACCTCTTGACCAATCACCTGGATGTGGAAGGCGGCTTGATGTTGCCTAACCCGGCAATTGATACCGCGGGCCCGGGCACTAACCCGCAAACCTTTAACCGCTACCAGTCGCGGGTGCGCGGGTTGCCGGAATTTGCCGGCGAGTTTCCGGCCGCCACCATGGCCGAAGAAATGCTCACCCCCGGCGAAGGCCAGGTGCGGGCGCTGGTCACCATTGCTGGCAACCCGGTATTGTCCACACCCAATGGCGGCCAGTTGGACGACGCCCTGGCGGGACTGGATTTCATGGTGGCGGTGGATTTCTATCTGAATGAAACCACCCGCCATGCGGATCTGATACTGCCGCCGGTCTCGCCGTTGGAGCGCGACAACTACGACCTGGTGTTTCACGCGCTGGGCGTTCACAACATGGCCCGCTGGTCGCCGGCGGTGTATGAGAAATCCGACGGCGAACGCCACGACTGGCAGATTTTTGGCGCCCTCGGCAACGCCATTCGCGAGCGCAAGCAGCAGCCCACCAAAACACTGGTGCCCCCGGCCGAGATGGTCGATGCCATGTTGCAGTTTGGCGGCAAGGGGCTCAGTCTCGAAGCCTTACAGGCGCAACCCAGCGGCATCGATCTGGGCCCGCATGTGCCGCGCATGGCGGCGCTGTTCAGTGCCGAACAACCTCTGATGCTCGCGCCCGAACCCATGCTCGACGGTCTGGCCCGACTACCGGTGCAGCCACAGCCCGCCGCGGGCTTGCGTTTGATTGGCCGGCGCCACATCCGCTCTAATAACTCCTGGATGCACAATTATCACCGATTGGTGAAAGGTAAAGCGCGCGATCACTTACTGGTGCACCCCAACGATTTGGCCGATCTTGGCATTGCCGATGACAGTTGGGTGGAAGTGCGCTCGCGCACCGGCAAAGTGCTGGCGCAGGTACAGGCCAGCCAGGAAATGGCGCGCGGCGTGGTGAGCCTGCCGCATGGGTACGGGCACGACCGCGAAGGGATTCGCCTGAATATTGCCTCGCGGCAATTGGGCGCCAGCGTCAACGACCTCACCGACGACCAGTTGCTCGATTCCATTTCCGGCAATGCGGCCGTTAACGGCGTGTTGGTGAGCCTGCACAAGGTATCAGAAGCGGCCGTGGACGATCGCAAACGCAAGGCGGTGTCCTGA